Part of the Triticum urartu cultivar G1812 chromosome 2, Tu2.1, whole genome shotgun sequence genome, TTCTCACCCTCGCCTCTTCGCCATGGATCCTCGCGGCGCGAGATGGACGGCTCCGTCGCTGTGCATGGCGCTCGTGCTTCTCCAAGCGAGCATTTCTGCCTGCGCGGGAGCCCCCAAGACTTACATTGTTCAGATGGCCGCGTCGGAGAAGCCCAGCTCGTTCGATTTTCACCACGAGTGGTACGCCTCCACGGTCAAGTCCGTGAGCTCTGCGCAGGTTGAAGCTGAGGAGGAAGATGGTGCTTATGCGAGGATCGTCTACAACTACGAGACGGCCTTCCATGGCTTCGCGGCGCGGCTCGACGAGGACGAGGCCGAGCGGATGGCCGAGGCGGCCGGCGTGCTGGCCGTGCTCCCGGAGACGGTCCTGCAGCTGCACACCACCAGGAGCCCCGACTTCCTGGGCATCGGCCCGGAGGTCAGCAACAGAATCTGGGCCGCCGGCCTCGCCGACCACGACGTCGTCGTCGGCGTGCTCGACACCGGCATATGGCCCGAGAGCCCCAGCTTCAGCGACAAGGGGCTCGGCCCCGTTCCGGCCAAGTGGAAAGGCCTGTGCCAGACCGGCCGCGGCTTCACCACGGCCGACTGCAACCGCAAGATCATCGGCGCGCGCATCTTCTACAACGGCTACGAGGCCTCCTCGGGCCCCATCAACGAGACCACCGAGCTCAAGTCCCCGCGCGACCAGGACGGCCACGGCACGcacaccgccgccaccgccgcggGCTCGCCCGTGCCGGACGCCGGCCTCTTCGGCTACGCGCGCGGCGTCGCCCGCGGCATGGCGCCCCGCGCCCGCGTCGCCGCGTACAAGGTGTGCTGGACCGGCGGCTGCTTCAGCTCCGACATCCTCGCGGCCGTCGACCGCGCCGTGTCCGACGGCGTCGACGTGCTCTCCATCTCCCTCGGCGGCGGCGCCTCCCCCTACAACCGCGACAGCCTGTCAATCGCGTCGTTTGGGGCCATGCAGATGGGCGTGTTCATCGCCTGCTCGGCCGGCAACGCCGGCCCGGACCCGATAAGCCTGACGAACCTGTCGCCGTGGATCACCACGGTGGGCGCGAGCACCATGGACCGTGACTTCCCGGCGACGGTGAcgctcggcaacggcgccaacaTCACCGGCGTCTCGCTTTACAAGGGCAGGAAGAACCTTTCGCCTCGGCAGCAGTATCCGGTGGTCTACATGGGCGGCAACTCGAGCGTCCCGAACCCCAGGTCCATGTGCCTCGAGGGGACACTGGAGCCCAACTCCGTCGCCGGAAAGATCGTGATATGCGACCGCGGCATCAGTCCTCGGGTGCAGAAGGGCCAGGTTGTCAAGGAAGCGGGAGGCATCGGCATGATCCTCGCCAACACCGCAGCAAACGGCGAGGAGCTCGTCGCCGACAGCCACCTCCTGCCAGCCGTGGCCGTCGGGGAGTCCGAAGGCGTGGCGGCAAAGAAGTACACCAGGACCGCCCCAAAGCCGACGGCGACACTCAGCTTCGCCGGAACAAAGCTCGGGATCCGGCCGTCGCCGGTGGTCGCCGCGTTCTCCTCCCGGGGCCCAAACTACCTGACTCTGGAGATCCTCAAGCCAGACCTCATCGCGCCCGGCGTGAACATCCTGGCCGCATGGAGCGGCGACG contains:
- the LOC125539298 gene encoding subtilisin-like protease SBT1.3, whose product is MDPRGARWTAPSLCMALVLLQASISACAGAPKTYIVQMAASEKPSSFDFHHEWYASTVKSVSSAQVEAEEEDGAYARIVYNYETAFHGFAARLDEDEAERMAEAAGVLAVLPETVLQLHTTRSPDFLGIGPEVSNRIWAAGLADHDVVVGVLDTGIWPESPSFSDKGLGPVPAKWKGLCQTGRGFTTADCNRKIIGARIFYNGYEASSGPINETTELKSPRDQDGHGTHTAATAAGSPVPDAGLFGYARGVARGMAPRARVAAYKVCWTGGCFSSDILAAVDRAVSDGVDVLSISLGGGASPYNRDSLSIASFGAMQMGVFIACSAGNAGPDPISLTNLSPWITTVGASTMDRDFPATVTLGNGANITGVSLYKGRKNLSPRQQYPVVYMGGNSSVPNPRSMCLEGTLEPNSVAGKIVICDRGISPRVQKGQVVKEAGGIGMILANTAANGEELVADSHLLPAVAVGESEGVAAKKYTRTAPKPTATLSFAGTKLGIRPSPVVAAFSSRGPNYLTLEILKPDLIAPGVNILAAWSGDASPSSLASDRRRVGFNILSGTSMSCPHVAGVAALLKASHPDWSPAQIKSALMTTAYVHDNTYRVLKDAATGDASTPFEHGAGHIHPVRALNPGLVYDIGQNEYLEFLCTQNLTPTQLKYFTKNSNMTCKGTFSSPGDLNYPAISAVFTDQPATPLTVRRTVTNVGPPSSTYHVKVTKFKGADVVVEPSTLHFSSANQKLAYKVTVRTKAAQKTPEYGALSWSDGVHVVRSPLVLTWLPPM